A region from the Burkholderiales bacterium genome encodes:
- a CDS encoding DUF2784 domain-containing protein → MTELADFILVVHFGFVLFVVFGLFLIWIGAALRWRWVRNFWFRLTHLAAILFVAGESVVGMVCPLTAWEDALRGSATHASFVQHWVGRILYYNFPAWVFTTGYLLFALAVLITFFRIKPERP, encoded by the coding sequence GTGACCGAGCTTGCCGACTTTATTCTTGTTGTTCATTTTGGTTTCGTGCTGTTTGTTGTCTTTGGGCTGTTCCTGATCTGGATCGGCGCGGCTTTGCGCTGGCGCTGGGTGCGCAACTTCTGGTTCCGCCTCACCCATCTTGCCGCAATACTCTTTGTCGCGGGGGAATCCGTTGTGGGGATGGTCTGTCCTTTGACGGCGTGGGAAGATGCGCTGCGCGGCAGCGCGACGCACGCCAGCTTTGTCCAGCACTGGGTCGGCAGGATTCTTTATTATAATTTTCCTGCTTGGGTTTTCACTACAGGCTATCTGCTGTTTGCGCTCGCCGTCTTGATTACGTTTTTCCGCATCAAACCGGAGCGCCCGTGA